The Polyangiaceae bacterium genome includes a region encoding these proteins:
- a CDS encoding sigma-54-dependent Fis family transcriptional regulator, translating to MASDADEILHAAEIESLERRIMDMALERTGANNGAIFLWDKKNKGLEITFHIVDGVVVNIPGVVLRPRRDGRPNGIALTAFEQNEAYLSNDTRADANYAHYFQEVLSIAAVPIPYQGKPIGVITASSRKTGAFTEAHVAELSALAQSSAKFLRRAQLYRASAELSGRPFLIKGLSPAWLRVEQQIERVSPTDAPVLIHGESGTGKELTAHAIHFNSRRASGPFVAVNCAAIPETLLESVLFGHVKGAFTGASFNKVGEFEKADGGTLFLDELGELPLMLQPKVLRAMESGEVQPLGSNKPPRRVDVRVVCATNRDLPAMVRDGQFRDDLYYRLSVVTLELPPLRSYKDNLDILAQVFVQQAAERHKKPTPRISAACSAVLHAYDFPGNVRELKNSIEHAVIMATGDEIRPEDLPRSFTATRPAPKRQKQREATLAELRESWLAPLETRYLTDLLATCDGNVRAAAERAGVNTVTMYRLLKKRGLTLKRRVQAEP from the coding sequence ATGGCTTCGGACGCTGACGAGATCCTCCACGCCGCCGAGATCGAGTCTCTCGAGCGCCGCATCATGGACATGGCGCTCGAGCGCACGGGCGCGAACAACGGCGCCATCTTCTTGTGGGACAAGAAGAACAAGGGGCTCGAGATCACCTTTCACATCGTGGACGGCGTGGTCGTGAACATCCCCGGCGTGGTGTTGCGACCGCGGCGCGACGGCCGACCCAACGGGATTGCCCTCACCGCCTTCGAGCAGAACGAGGCCTACCTGAGCAACGACACGCGGGCCGACGCGAACTACGCCCACTACTTCCAGGAGGTGCTCAGCATCGCGGCCGTGCCCATCCCGTATCAGGGCAAGCCCATCGGTGTGATCACCGCTTCGTCGCGAAAGACGGGCGCCTTCACCGAAGCGCACGTGGCGGAGCTCTCCGCCCTGGCGCAATCGTCCGCCAAGTTCTTGCGACGCGCGCAGCTGTATCGGGCCAGCGCGGAGCTGTCGGGGCGGCCGTTCCTGATCAAGGGACTGTCGCCCGCGTGGCTGCGGGTGGAGCAACAGATCGAACGCGTCTCGCCCACGGACGCCCCCGTGCTCATCCACGGGGAGAGCGGCACCGGCAAAGAGCTCACCGCGCACGCCATCCACTTCAACAGCCGGCGCGCGAGCGGTCCGTTCGTCGCGGTGAACTGCGCTGCCATTCCCGAGACGCTGCTCGAGAGCGTGCTCTTCGGTCACGTGAAGGGCGCCTTCACGGGCGCCAGCTTCAACAAGGTGGGCGAGTTCGAGAAGGCCGACGGGGGCACGCTGTTCCTGGACGAGCTCGGCGAGCTGCCGCTGATGCTACAGCCCAAGGTGCTGCGGGCCATGGAGTCGGGAGAGGTGCAGCCGCTCGGAAGCAACAAGCCCCCACGGAGAGTGGACGTCCGGGTGGTGTGCGCGACCAACCGTGATCTCCCCGCCATGGTGCGGGACGGGCAGTTCCGAGACGACCTCTACTACCGCCTCTCCGTGGTGACGTTGGAGCTGCCGCCCCTGCGCAGCTACAAGGACAACCTCGACATCTTGGCCCAGGTGTTCGTGCAACAGGCGGCGGAGCGCCACAAAAAGCCCACCCCGCGCATTTCCGCGGCCTGCAGCGCGGTGCTCCATGCCTACGACTTCCCGGGCAACGTCCGGGAGCTGAAAAACTCCATCGAGCACGCCGTGATCATGGCGACGGGGGACGAGATCCGCCCCGAGGACCTGCCCCGGTCGTTCACGGCGACACGCCCCGCCCCCAAGCGGCAGAAGCAGCGCGAGGCCACCCTGGCGGAGCTCCGCGAGAGCTGGCTCGCGCCCTTGGAAACCCGCTATTTGACTGATCTTTTGGCGACCTGCGACGGCAACGTGCGGGCCGCTGCGGAGCGCGC
- a CDS encoding type II toxin-antitoxin system HicB family antitoxin, giving the protein MEFPVLIQPSPAGDSVQAFCPDLPGCSATATSVDEALEVLGRRINDYFARDAEEALPPGMRRTVIVL; this is encoded by the coding sequence ATGGAGTTCCCGGTTCTGATTCAGCCCAGCCCCGCTGGGGACAGCGTCCAGGCCTTCTGCCCGGACCTACCGGGCTGCTCTGCGACGGCGACCAGCGTGGACGAGGCCCTCGAGGTCCTCGGCCGTCGCATCAACGACTACTTCGCGCGGGATGCCGAAGAGGCTCTGCCTCCCGGCATGCGGCGCACCGTCATCGTCCTTTGA